The following are from one region of the Achromobacter xylosoxidans genome:
- a CDS encoding YihY/virulence factor BrkB family protein produces the protein MRLPPTLLRALRPSEIGGLLMDSAKQWSTHRASSKGAALALYMVFSLAPMLILVIAVAGAFFGEDAVRSELFSQLRDLTGERGAEVIQTVLASAHESGKGWIAALISIFVLIFSATTAFAELKASLDELWEVSANQKSGLHSMVRSRMLSFGLVLVLALFLLISLTVNAALGAARGYYGDLWTASSFALVAEWISSLFSFSIVVALFAVIYKLLPSAKISWPDVIPGAIVTAALFLVGKWGIGVYLSRGAAVSAYGAAGSLIALLLWIYYSAQIFFFGAVFTRQFALRFGRKSAPAAESTPAADA, from the coding sequence ATGCGTTTGCCCCCGACCCTGTTGCGCGCCCTGCGTCCGTCCGAAATCGGCGGGCTGTTGATGGACTCGGCCAAACAGTGGTCCACCCATCGCGCGTCCAGCAAGGGCGCGGCGCTGGCGCTGTACATGGTGTTTTCGCTGGCGCCCATGCTGATCCTGGTGATCGCGGTGGCGGGCGCGTTTTTCGGCGAAGATGCGGTGCGCTCGGAGCTGTTCTCGCAGCTGCGCGACCTGACCGGCGAGCGCGGCGCGGAAGTCATCCAGACGGTGCTGGCCAGCGCCCATGAATCGGGCAAGGGCTGGATCGCCGCGCTGATCTCGATTTTCGTGCTGATCTTCAGCGCCACCACGGCCTTCGCGGAACTGAAGGCCAGCCTGGACGAATTGTGGGAAGTCTCCGCGAACCAGAAAAGCGGGCTGCACAGCATGGTCCGCAGCCGCATGCTGTCGTTCGGCCTGGTGCTGGTGCTGGCGCTGTTCCTCTTGATATCGCTGACGGTGAACGCCGCGCTTGGGGCCGCGCGCGGCTATTACGGCGATCTATGGACGGCTTCGTCCTTCGCCCTGGTGGCGGAGTGGATCTCCAGCCTGTTTTCCTTCTCCATCGTGGTGGCGCTGTTCGCGGTCATCTACAAGCTGCTGCCCAGCGCGAAGATCTCGTGGCCAGACGTGATTCCGGGCGCCATCGTGACGGCGGCGCTGTTCCTGGTGGGCAAGTGGGGCATCGGCGTCTATCTCAGCCGGGGCGCGGCGGTGTCCGCCTATGGAGCGGCGGGATCGCTGATCGCGCTGTTGCTGTGGATCTACTATTCGGCGCAGATCTTTTTCTTCGGCGCGGTATTCACGCGCCAGTTCGCGCTGCGCTTCGGCCGGAAAAGCGCGCCCGCGGCGGAATCGACACCCGCAGCGGACGCCTGA
- the groL gene encoding chaperonin GroEL (60 kDa chaperone family; promotes refolding of misfolded polypeptides especially under stressful conditions; forms two stacked rings of heptamers to form a barrel-shaped 14mer; ends can be capped by GroES; misfolded proteins enter the barrel where they are refolded when GroES binds) produces the protein MAAKQVLFGDDARVRIVRGVNVLANAVKTTLGPKGRNVVLERSFGAPTVTKDGVSVAKEIELKDKFENIGAQLVKDVASKTSDNAGDGTTTATVLAQAIVMEGLKYVAAGFNPIDLKRGIDKAVAAAVAELKKQSKPVTTSKEIAQVGSISANSDTSIGQIIADAMDKVGKEGVITVEDGKSLENELDVVEGMQFDRGYLSPYFINNPDKQVAALEDPFVLIFDKKISNIRDLLPVLEQVAKSSRPLLIIAEDVEGEALATLVVNNIRGILKTTAVKAPGFGDRRKAMLEDIAILTGGTVISEETGMSLEKAGLAELGQAKRIEVGKENTTIIDGAGDSKSIEARVKQIRVQIEEATSDYDREKLQERVAKLAGGVAVIRVGAATEVEMKEKKARVEDALHATRAAVEEGVVAGGGVALLRAKQAIADLKGDTPDQNAGIKLILRAVEEPLRTIVTNAGEEASVVVNTVLNGKGNYGYNAATGEYTDLVEQGVLDPTKVTRTALQNAASVASLLLTAEAAVVELAEDKPAAPAMPGGMGGMGGMDF, from the coding sequence ATGGCTGCCAAGCAAGTACTGTTCGGTGACGACGCCCGCGTGCGCATCGTCCGCGGCGTGAATGTTCTCGCCAATGCTGTCAAGACCACCCTGGGCCCCAAGGGTCGCAACGTCGTGCTGGAGCGCTCGTTCGGCGCCCCGACCGTGACCAAGGACGGCGTGTCCGTCGCCAAGGAAATCGAACTGAAGGACAAGTTCGAGAACATCGGCGCCCAGCTGGTCAAGGACGTTGCCTCCAAGACCTCCGACAACGCCGGTGACGGCACCACCACCGCCACCGTGCTGGCCCAGGCCATCGTCATGGAAGGCCTGAAGTACGTTGCCGCCGGTTTCAACCCGATCGACCTGAAGCGCGGCATCGACAAGGCTGTCGCCGCCGCCGTCGCCGAACTGAAGAAGCAATCCAAGCCGGTCACGACCAGCAAGGAAATCGCCCAGGTCGGCTCGATCTCCGCCAACAGCGACACCTCCATCGGCCAGATCATCGCTGACGCGATGGACAAGGTCGGCAAGGAAGGCGTCATCACCGTCGAAGACGGCAAGTCGCTGGAAAACGAGCTGGACGTCGTCGAAGGCATGCAATTCGACCGCGGCTACCTGTCGCCCTACTTCATCAACAACCCGGACAAGCAAGTTGCCGCTCTGGAAGATCCGTTTGTCCTGATTTTCGACAAGAAGATCAGCAACATCCGCGACCTGCTGCCCGTGCTGGAACAAGTTGCCAAGTCGAGCCGTCCGCTGCTGATCATCGCTGAAGACGTCGAAGGCGAAGCCCTGGCCACCCTGGTTGTGAACAACATCCGCGGCATCCTGAAGACGACCGCCGTCAAGGCTCCTGGCTTCGGCGACCGCCGCAAGGCCATGCTGGAAGACATCGCCATCCTGACGGGCGGCACGGTGATCTCCGAAGAAACCGGCATGTCGCTGGAAAAGGCCGGCCTGGCTGAACTGGGCCAAGCCAAGCGCATCGAAGTGGGCAAGGAAAACACGACCATCATCGACGGCGCTGGCGACAGCAAGTCGATCGAAGCTCGCGTCAAGCAAATCCGCGTCCAGATCGAAGAAGCCACGTCCGACTACGACCGTGAAAAGCTGCAAGAACGCGTGGCCAAGCTGGCCGGCGGCGTTGCCGTGATTCGCGTTGGCGCTGCCACCGAAGTCGAAATGAAGGAAAAGAAGGCTCGCGTCGAAGACGCCCTGCACGCCACCCGCGCTGCAGTGGAAGAAGGCGTTGTGGCTGGCGGCGGCGTTGCTCTGCTGCGCGCCAAGCAAGCCATCGCTGACCTGAAGGGCGACACGCCTGACCAGAACGCCGGCATCAAGCTGATCCTGCGTGCTGTGGAAGAGCCGCTGCGCACCATCGTCACCAACGCCGGCGAAGAAGCCAGCGTGGTCGTCAACACCGTGCTGAACGGCAAGGGCAACTACGGCTACAACGCCGCGACCGGCGAGTACACCGACCTGGTCGAGCAAGGCGTGCTGGATCCCACCAAGGTGACCCGCACCGCCCTGCAGAACGCCGCTTCCGTCGCCAGCCTGCTGCTGACCGCCGAAGCTGCCGTGGTCGAACTGGCCGAAGACAAGCCCGCTGCTCCGGCCATGCCCGGCGGCATGGGCGGCATGGGCGGCATGGACTTCTAA
- the groES gene encoding co-chaperone GroES, with the protein MALRPLGDRVIVKRLENERKTASGIVIPDSAAEKPDQGEVVAVGPGKKTEDGKILPVDLKAGDKVLFGKYAGQSVKVDGEELLVIREDEILAVVQ; encoded by the coding sequence ATGGCCTTGCGTCCCCTGGGCGATCGCGTGATCGTCAAACGCCTCGAAAACGAGCGCAAGACTGCATCGGGCATCGTTATCCCCGACAGCGCCGCTGAAAAGCCCGATCAGGGTGAAGTCGTGGCCGTCGGCCCCGGCAAGAAGACCGAAGACGGCAAGATCCTGCCGGTCGACCTGAAGGCTGGCGACAAGGTGCTGTTCGGCAAGTACGCCGGCCAGTCCGTGAAGGTTGACGGCGAAGAGCTGCTCGTCATCCGCGAGGACGAAATCCTCGCCGTGGTCCAGTAA
- a CDS encoding Bug family tripartite tricarboxylate transporter substrate binding protein — translation MLLRRRCLAMMMLALTGWATGSHAQTPSPAWPVKPVRLVVGLAPGGLVDVLARTVQPHLAEALKQTVIVENRGGAGGNVAGAEVVRNGGDNHTFLLNPSTTESVNPLMFTSMPFDPQRDLRPVALLANSQLFLFVRSSLGVDTLEEFVAYARKRPDPLNYGSAGNGTTPHLAGELLKQATGMQATHAPYRGVAPAIQDLAAGQIDFAFGPATVFPMVQAGKLKVLAVASRQRAAVAPDIRTFSEVGIDGVFADSLFGMYAAAGTRDDVVDRMNAEINKVLARPEIQARFLDAGAEALPLSVADYAARVQDEKKLFAPLMKSLGLKEQ, via the coding sequence ATGCTGTTGCGTAGACGTTGTCTGGCCATGATGATGCTGGCGTTGACTGGCTGGGCGACGGGCAGCCATGCGCAAACGCCATCTCCGGCCTGGCCCGTCAAGCCCGTGCGCCTGGTCGTGGGGCTGGCGCCCGGAGGGCTGGTCGACGTGCTGGCGCGCACAGTGCAGCCGCACCTGGCCGAGGCCTTGAAGCAGACCGTTATCGTGGAGAATCGCGGCGGTGCGGGCGGCAACGTGGCGGGAGCCGAGGTGGTGCGCAATGGTGGAGACAACCATACCTTCCTGCTCAATCCATCGACGACCGAATCGGTCAACCCGCTGATGTTCACCAGCATGCCGTTCGATCCGCAGCGGGACCTGCGGCCGGTTGCCTTGCTGGCCAACAGCCAGTTGTTCCTGTTTGTCCGGTCCTCGCTTGGCGTCGATACGCTCGAAGAGTTCGTGGCATACGCGCGCAAGCGGCCCGATCCTCTCAATTACGGTTCGGCAGGAAACGGCACGACGCCGCATCTGGCTGGCGAGCTGCTCAAGCAGGCCACTGGCATGCAGGCCACCCATGCGCCGTATCGCGGCGTGGCGCCAGCGATACAAGACCTGGCAGCGGGTCAGATCGACTTCGCGTTTGGACCCGCCACGGTCTTTCCCATGGTGCAAGCGGGCAAGCTGAAGGTACTGGCGGTGGCGAGCCGGCAACGCGCCGCCGTGGCGCCCGACATACGAACCTTTTCCGAGGTCGGCATCGACGGTGTTTTCGCGGACAGCCTGTTCGGCATGTATGCCGCCGCGGGCACCCGCGATGATGTGGTCGATCGCATGAACGCCGAAATCAACAAGGTGCTTGCGCGGCCGGAGATCCAGGCGCGCTTTCTCGATGCGGGCGCCGAGGCGCTACCGCTGAGCGTGGCCGACTATGCTGCGCGCGTGCAGGACGAAAAGAAATTGTTCGCCCCGCTGATGAAGTCGTTGGGGCTGAAGGAACAGTAG
- a CDS encoding RrF2 family transcriptional regulator, producing the protein MANDTRLARLLHVLIHMHLRGGTTTSGTLAQMLHTNEVVVRRSMAALRTAGMVTSTGGRNGGWVLARGLETITARDVHEAIAHGTVFAIGPADDNPACPVERAANQLVADSLREGEHALLQRLGAVSLAELAAEIAAREEG; encoded by the coding sequence ATGGCCAATGACACCCGTCTTGCCCGCCTGCTGCACGTCTTGATCCACATGCATTTGCGCGGCGGCACGACCACTTCTGGAACGCTGGCCCAGATGCTGCATACGAATGAGGTGGTGGTGCGCCGATCCATGGCGGCGCTGCGCACCGCCGGCATGGTGACCTCCACGGGCGGGCGCAATGGCGGCTGGGTGCTGGCCAGGGGACTGGAAACCATCACCGCGCGCGACGTCCATGAAGCCATCGCCCACGGCACGGTCTTTGCCATCGGGCCAGCCGACGACAATCCTGCTTGCCCCGTCGAACGGGCAGCGAACCAGTTGGTGGCGGATTCCCTGCGCGAAGGCGAGCATGCCTTGCTGCAACGCCTGGGCGCGGTATCGCTTGCCGAGCTCGCCGCGGAGATTGCGGCGCGCGAGGAAGGATGA
- a CDS encoding alpha/beta fold hydrolase has translation MTDLETRAVTVNGITLNVTAQGVGPLVLLCHGFPETAYAWRHQLPVLARAGFRAVAPDLRGYGASDSPADVAAFTTLDVIGDLVALIESEGADDAVIVGSDWGASIAWQAAQLRPDRFRAVVALGVPMMRRAPAAPSRLFPKTESAAFYTHYFNEPGIAEEEFERDISATLRAIYFAASGDAGPRDDPATPNPFGMVAAGRGLLDSLPVPQTLPAWLTPSDLAAFVQSYTASGFRGGLNYYRNLDRNWALQGAFEGKTVDVPALYLVGERDTGLAIPGMDQIIAAMPALVPQLRAAEVISGAGHWLQQEATEAVNKALVDFLRSL, from the coding sequence ATGACCGACCTTGAAACACGCGCTGTGACCGTCAACGGCATCACGCTCAATGTCACGGCCCAGGGCGTAGGCCCCCTCGTCTTGCTGTGCCACGGTTTCCCGGAGACCGCCTATGCCTGGCGCCACCAGCTTCCTGTTCTGGCCCGGGCGGGATTCCGCGCCGTGGCCCCGGATTTGCGCGGTTATGGCGCCAGCGACAGCCCGGCGGATGTGGCGGCGTTCACGACCTTGGATGTCATTGGCGATCTTGTCGCGCTTATCGAAAGCGAGGGGGCCGATGACGCGGTGATCGTGGGGAGCGATTGGGGGGCCAGCATCGCATGGCAGGCAGCCCAACTGCGTCCGGACCGCTTCCGGGCCGTCGTCGCCCTGGGCGTTCCCATGATGCGCAGAGCGCCGGCTGCGCCCAGCCGCCTCTTCCCCAAGACCGAGTCCGCCGCGTTTTACACGCATTACTTCAACGAGCCGGGAATTGCTGAAGAGGAGTTCGAGCGCGACATCAGCGCAACCCTTCGCGCCATCTACTTCGCGGCATCGGGCGACGCCGGGCCGCGCGACGACCCCGCTACGCCCAATCCGTTTGGCATGGTAGCCGCTGGCCGTGGCCTGCTCGATTCGCTGCCGGTCCCCCAGACCTTGCCGGCCTGGCTTACTCCGTCGGATCTGGCTGCCTTTGTACAAAGCTACACAGCCAGCGGGTTTCGTGGCGGCCTTAACTATTACCGGAATCTGGACCGCAATTGGGCGCTGCAGGGGGCCTTCGAGGGAAAGACGGTGGATGTGCCTGCGCTTTATCTCGTAGGGGAAAGGGATACTGGCCTGGCGATTCCCGGCATGGACCAGATCATCGCGGCCATGCCGGCCCTCGTTCCCCAACTGCGCGCTGCTGAAGTCATTTCCGGTGCGGGGCATTGGTTGCAACAGGAAGCCACCGAGGCAGTCAACAAGGCGCTCGTCGATTTCCTGAGGAGTCTTTGA
- a CDS encoding MFS transporter, with product MDISSEMIHALLPAYLVTVLGTSVLTVGVLEGIAEATASVTKIFSGALSDWLGKRKLLAAIGYGLAALTKPVFPLASSVEWLFAARFIDRVGKGIRGAPRDALVADLSPPRLRGASFGLRQSLDTVGAFLGPLLAIGLMWLTADHFQAVFWVAVVPAFLSVALIVVGVSEPERSPALRQVRMPLHPDELRRLGAGFWYVVAVAAVFTLARFSEAFLILRAQSAGVSLTLVPLVLVIMSLVYSVSAYPVGILSDHMNRPTVLAIGLAVLVLADLVLAWSSGIAGVAAGVALWGLHMGFTQGLLTTLVADVAPPELRGTAFGVFNLITGVTVLVASVLAGALWDMGGPQATFLAGAGFALLALAGLWGLRGRLVEKPRYVDG from the coding sequence ATGGATATCTCCTCGGAGATGATTCACGCGCTGCTGCCGGCCTATCTCGTCACCGTGCTGGGCACCTCCGTGCTGACGGTCGGCGTGCTCGAGGGGATCGCCGAGGCGACGGCGTCCGTTACCAAGATCTTTTCCGGGGCGCTTAGCGACTGGCTCGGCAAGCGCAAGCTCCTGGCGGCGATCGGCTACGGGCTGGCGGCCTTGACCAAGCCGGTCTTCCCTCTGGCTTCGTCCGTTGAATGGCTGTTCGCGGCGCGCTTCATCGACCGGGTCGGCAAGGGTATCCGAGGCGCGCCGCGCGACGCGCTCGTCGCCGACCTGTCTCCCCCCCGCTTGCGCGGCGCCAGCTTCGGCCTGCGGCAGTCGCTGGATACCGTCGGCGCCTTCCTGGGACCGCTGCTGGCCATCGGTCTCATGTGGCTGACAGCGGATCACTTCCAAGCCGTGTTCTGGGTTGCCGTTGTGCCGGCCTTCCTGTCGGTGGCGCTGATCGTAGTCGGGGTGAGCGAGCCTGAACGCTCCCCGGCGCTCCGGCAGGTGCGAATGCCGCTACACCCCGACGAGCTGCGCCGCCTGGGCGCGGGCTTCTGGTATGTGGTCGCCGTGGCGGCGGTGTTCACGCTCGCGCGCTTCAGCGAAGCCTTTCTCATCCTGCGGGCGCAATCGGCCGGGGTATCGCTGACACTGGTCCCGCTGGTACTGGTGATCATGAGCCTTGTGTACTCAGTCTCAGCCTATCCGGTGGGAATCCTGTCCGATCACATGAACCGGCCCACGGTACTCGCCATCGGCCTGGCTGTGCTGGTGCTGGCAGATCTGGTCCTGGCCTGGTCGAGCGGCATCGCCGGGGTCGCTGCCGGCGTCGCGCTCTGGGGCTTGCACATGGGCTTCACCCAGGGCCTGCTGACGACACTGGTCGCCGATGTCGCGCCGCCAGAGCTGCGCGGCACCGCGTTCGGCGTCTTCAACCTGATCACAGGCGTTACCGTGCTCGTGGCGAGCGTCCTTGCCGGAGCGCTGTGGGACATGGGCGGTCCTCAAGCCACGTTCCTGGCCGGCGCGGGTTTCGCCTTGCTGGCGCTGGCTGGCTTGTGGGGGTTACGCGGCCGGCTGGTTGAAAAACCTCGGTATGTCGATGGATGA
- a CDS encoding nickel/cobalt efflux transporter — MLSFSDLIAQGASHAWLFIPSAILLGALHGLEPGHSKTMMAAFIVAIRGSVWQAVLLGITATISHTFIVWGIGLGGMYLWRGVDAEELEPYFQLASGVIIVLIAAWMFWRTWRDQHGAGHAHHHHDHDHGHGHEAHSHGAERHEIDTGHGLVALEVFEDGVAPRWRLTSLRGGNWQAQDVSVTTERVDGARHAFRFAQKDGYLESVEDIPEPHEFMARLTLGHGGHVHSYDIAFMEPDEHRHDHLHEELRGLEVAGEGYQDAHQLAHANDIRRRFTNRNVTNWQIALFGLTGGLIPCPAAITVLLLCLQLKEFTLGAVLVLCFSIGLAVTLVTVGAVAALSVRQVNKRAPWFSAVAQRAPYLSSLLIIAVGIYVGMNGWLGLPAR; from the coding sequence ATGTTGTCTTTTTCCGATCTGATCGCCCAGGGCGCGTCGCACGCCTGGCTGTTTATTCCCAGCGCCATTCTGCTGGGCGCTCTGCACGGGCTGGAGCCCGGCCATTCCAAGACGATGATGGCGGCATTCATCGTCGCGATCCGGGGATCGGTGTGGCAGGCGGTGCTGCTGGGCATCACCGCGACCATTTCGCACACCTTTATCGTGTGGGGGATCGGTCTGGGAGGAATGTATCTCTGGCGCGGGGTCGACGCGGAAGAGCTGGAGCCTTATTTTCAACTGGCGTCCGGGGTCATCATCGTGCTGATCGCGGCCTGGATGTTCTGGCGGACCTGGCGCGATCAGCATGGCGCGGGCCACGCCCATCATCACCATGACCATGATCACGGCCACGGGCATGAGGCTCATTCCCATGGCGCGGAGCGGCACGAGATCGATACCGGACACGGTCTGGTCGCGCTGGAGGTGTTCGAGGACGGCGTTGCGCCGCGCTGGAGACTCACCAGCCTGCGGGGCGGGAATTGGCAAGCGCAGGACGTTTCCGTGACGACAGAGAGGGTCGACGGTGCGCGCCACGCGTTCCGTTTCGCGCAGAAGGACGGCTATCTGGAGTCGGTTGAAGACATTCCCGAACCGCACGAGTTCATGGCCCGCCTGACCCTGGGGCACGGCGGGCATGTCCACAGCTATGACATCGCGTTCATGGAGCCGGATGAGCACCGGCATGACCACCTCCACGAAGAGCTGCGAGGCCTGGAGGTCGCGGGCGAGGGATACCAGGATGCACACCAGCTCGCGCATGCCAATGACATCCGCCGGCGCTTCACGAACCGGAACGTGACCAACTGGCAGATCGCCCTGTTTGGTCTGACCGGCGGACTGATCCCCTGCCCGGCGGCGATCACCGTGCTCTTGTTGTGCCTGCAGCTAAAGGAGTTCACACTGGGTGCCGTGCTGGTGCTGTGCTTCTCGATCGGACTGGCCGTCACGCTGGTGACGGTTGGAGCCGTCGCGGCGCTGAGCGTGCGCCAGGTCAACAAGCGCGCGCCATGGTTCAGCGCTGTGGCCCAGCGAGCTCCTTATCTCTCCAGCCTGCTGATCATCGCCGTGGGCATCTATGTGGGAATGAACGGATGGCTGGGCCTCCCCGCCAGATGA
- a CDS encoding metal-sensing transcriptional repressor translates to MNRPDPHHHHDAVAKRLKRAEGHLRSILSMMEEHRPCLELAQQLYAVERAISQAKKILIQDHIDHCLQDAVGELNEDRQRTIDEFKEITKYL, encoded by the coding sequence ATGAACAGACCCGATCCTCATCATCATCACGACGCCGTGGCCAAACGCCTCAAGCGGGCCGAAGGGCATTTGCGCAGCATTCTGTCGATGATGGAAGAACACCGTCCCTGCCTTGAGTTGGCTCAACAGCTGTACGCGGTCGAGCGTGCCATTTCCCAAGCCAAGAAGATCCTCATTCAGGACCATATCGACCACTGCCTGCAGGATGCGGTGGGAGAGCTGAACGAGGACAGGCAGCGCACGATCGACGAATTCAAAGAAATCACCAAGTATCTCTAA